In Candidatus Methylacidiphilales bacterium, the following are encoded in one genomic region:
- a CDS encoding thymidylate synthase, whose product MASTSLNPHDEIYHQLLRNVLDNGHPRPDRTGVGTLSLFGTQVRFDLRIGFPLITTKKVHFKSIAHELLWFLRGETNVRSLQAVGVTIWDEWADEDGDLGPVYGAQWRHWKKASGGEVDQIRELIDQLRRDPYSRRHLLTAWNPADLPKMALAPCHVLCQFYVHKGRLSAQLYQRSADLFLGVPFNIASYALLTHILAHLCGYEVGEFIHTFGDLHLYTNHLEQAKIQLARSSFPPPQLRIASEVREIDELRYEHILLSNYQHHPAIPAPVAV is encoded by the coding sequence ATGGCATCTACTTCTCTCAACCCACACGATGAGATTTACCATCAGCTCTTGCGCAATGTCTTAGACAACGGCCACCCTCGACCAGACCGGACGGGTGTCGGCACTCTTTCACTCTTTGGCACTCAGGTGCGATTCGACTTGCGAATCGGGTTCCCCTTGATCACGACTAAAAAAGTCCATTTCAAATCTATCGCCCATGAGTTACTTTGGTTTTTGAGAGGGGAGACAAACGTCCGCTCCTTACAAGCAGTCGGCGTCACGATCTGGGATGAATGGGCAGACGAAGACGGTGATCTCGGCCCCGTATATGGAGCACAGTGGCGTCACTGGAAAAAAGCTTCAGGAGGGGAAGTGGATCAAATTCGCGAGTTAATAGATCAGTTGCGACGCGATCCGTATTCACGACGTCATCTGCTCACAGCTTGGAATCCAGCCGACCTACCGAAAATGGCCCTAGCACCGTGCCACGTCCTATGCCAGTTTTACGTTCATAAAGGGCGTCTTTCTGCACAATTGTATCAACGCAGCGCGGATTTGTTCTTGGGTGTGCCGTTTAATATTGCCTCATACGCACTCTTGACCCACATATTGGCTCATCTATGCGGATATGAGGTCGGAGAATTCATTCATACCTTCGGAGACCTCCACTTATACACGAATCACTTGGAACAAGCTAAAATTCAGCTTGCACGATCGTCGTTTCCCCCTCCTCAACTGAGAATCGCCAGTGAAGTCCGCGAGATTGATGAGCTACGCTACGAGCACATTCTGCTCAGCAACTATCAACATCATCCCGCCATACCTGCCCCCGTGGCTGTTTAG
- the bioA gene encoding adenosylmethionine--8-amino-7-oxononanoate transaminase — protein sequence MSPNGPLNSQNWSRLDQRYLWHPFTPNNSWLDPNYEPLCIVSSRGRTLIAEDGRTFLDGNSSIWTNIHGHNHPEILRAIIDQLHQLDHLSFLGQTHPAAIELAVALSERVSGGQHRVFYSSDGSSAVEAALKIAYQAWQQSTQPQRRRFITFQGSYHGDTVGAMSLGGSEAMHEPFRPLLFDSRKVMAPACYRCPHNIAPFSPYDARLSRQCEWQCIEQLEEAVAQENDQLAAVIMEPRVQGAAGMWMHPHGYLSRARPIIEASGAYWILDEILTGFGRTGTLFAFEQEITPPSILVLGKGLSGGTMPIAATLVREEIFQKFNGPFHHTFFHGHSYSGHPPSCAAALANLRLFEKEKTLSRLQPLIDQMREESQRFWRHPNVGDVRQEGFILAIELVQNRHTKESFPTEARLAYHICERARQYGLLTRGIHATLILIPPLTTLPDELSRMIDALWRALVEVLPFDVQAA from the coding sequence ATGTCGCCGAATGGTCCTCTGAATTCTCAGAACTGGAGCCGGCTTGATCAACGTTATCTCTGGCATCCATTCACGCCAAATAATTCGTGGCTCGACCCTAATTACGAGCCGCTCTGTATCGTATCGAGCCGCGGCCGCACACTGATCGCTGAAGATGGTCGGACTTTTCTCGACGGAAACAGCTCTATTTGGACAAATATTCACGGGCACAATCATCCTGAAATTTTGCGTGCTATCATCGATCAGCTTCATCAACTCGATCATCTTTCATTTCTCGGCCAGACTCATCCTGCTGCGATTGAATTGGCCGTTGCGCTTTCAGAGCGCGTCTCAGGCGGACAACACCGCGTCTTCTACTCAAGCGATGGCTCGTCAGCCGTCGAAGCTGCTCTTAAAATTGCATACCAAGCCTGGCAACAATCAACGCAGCCGCAGCGCCGCCGATTCATCACTTTTCAAGGTAGCTACCATGGCGACACCGTAGGCGCGATGAGCTTGGGTGGCTCTGAGGCCATGCATGAACCTTTTCGACCGTTGCTCTTTGACTCCAGAAAAGTGATGGCGCCGGCATGTTACCGTTGCCCGCACAATATCGCACCGTTTTCCCCCTATGACGCGCGGCTCTCGCGTCAATGTGAGTGGCAATGCATCGAGCAGCTTGAAGAGGCCGTCGCTCAAGAAAATGATCAACTTGCTGCGGTGATCATGGAGCCGCGCGTGCAAGGTGCTGCGGGCATGTGGATGCATCCGCATGGTTACCTCTCCCGTGCACGGCCTATTATTGAGGCTTCCGGAGCTTATTGGATTTTGGATGAAATTCTCACAGGCTTTGGTCGCACAGGAACCCTTTTTGCATTTGAGCAAGAAATCACCCCGCCTTCGATCCTAGTGCTTGGGAAAGGGCTCAGTGGGGGGACGATGCCGATCGCAGCTACACTTGTGCGTGAAGAGATTTTTCAGAAATTCAACGGGCCTTTTCATCATACTTTTTTTCACGGCCACAGTTACAGCGGCCATCCGCCGAGTTGTGCGGCTGCCCTAGCTAATCTGCGGTTGTTTGAAAAAGAAAAAACATTGTCACGACTGCAGCCGCTAATCGATCAAATGCGCGAGGAATCTCAGCGTTTTTGGCGTCATCCCAACGTCGGGGATGTCCGCCAGGAGGGCTTTATATTGGCCATCGAGCTCGTTCAAAATCGCCATACCAAAGAATCTTTTCCGACGGAGGCGCGTCTGGCTTACCATATTTGCGAGCGAGCCCGTCAGTATGGTCTTCTCACTCGTGGCATACACGCTACGTTGATCTTGATTCCGCCGTTGACGACGCTTCCGGATGAGCTTAGCCGAATGATTGATGCTTTGTGGCGAGCTTTGGTAGAAGTCTTACCTTTTGACGTTCAGGCAGCCTGA